A portion of the Acidobacteriaceae bacterium genome contains these proteins:
- a CDS encoding alpha/beta hydrolase-fold protein, which produces MHTLNLGTLPFEGAPLDSPHHAADTDQYALDENPRYRILRGFASRYLTDTRDVRIYLPEAYLSDPTRNFPVFYLHDGQNLFDGRTSYMPGHTWRAHLTADRLTAEGRIEPIILVGVDNAGDRRMAEYTPTRDPEYGGGEGPLYGRMIVDELKPILDTTLRTLRDAPNTALGGSSLGGLLSLFLGLQYPNVFGKLAVLSPSVWWDHRSILHTIGAPRRFSIPRFASNPPAEPTPPRARIWLDMGTAEGLRHLRDCDVLARRLSTRGWLPGQELSYTRFPDAVHNEDAWADRFGQVLAFLFPAH; this is translated from the coding sequence TTGCATACATTGAATCTCGGAACGCTGCCCTTCGAAGGCGCACCTCTCGACAGCCCGCACCACGCTGCCGACACCGATCAGTACGCTCTCGACGAGAATCCCCGCTACCGCATCCTTCGCGGCTTCGCCTCACGCTACCTCACCGATACACGCGACGTTCGCATCTATCTCCCCGAGGCGTATCTCTCCGACCCCACACGCAACTTCCCTGTCTTCTACCTCCACGACGGACAGAATCTCTTCGACGGCCGCACCAGCTACATGCCCGGCCACACCTGGCGCGCGCACCTCACCGCCGACCGCCTTACCGCCGAAGGCCGCATCGAACCCATCATCCTCGTTGGCGTCGACAATGCCGGCGACCGCCGCATGGCCGAGTACACCCCCACCCGCGACCCCGAGTACGGTGGCGGCGAAGGCCCCCTCTACGGTCGCATGATCGTCGACGAACTCAAGCCCATCCTTGACACCACCCTCCGCACCCTCCGCGACGCACCCAACACCGCGCTCGGCGGCTCCTCCCTCGGCGGCCTGCTCTCTCTCTTCCTTGGCCTGCAGTATCCCAACGTCTTCGGCAAACTCGCCGTCCTCTCCCCCAGCGTCTGGTGGGACCACCGCTCCATCCTGCACACCATCGGCGCCCCCCGCCGCTTCTCGATCCCCCGCTTCGCGAGCAACCCTCCCGCCGAACCCACCCCGCCTCGCGCCCGCATCTGGCTCGACATGGGAACCGCCGAAGGTTTGCGCCACCTCCGCGACTGCGATGTCCTCGCCCGCCGCCTCTCCACCCGGGGCTGGCTCCCCGGCCAGGAACTCTCCTACACCCGCTTCCCAGACGCCGTTCATAACGAAGATGCCTGGGCCGACCGCTTCGGACAGGTGCTGGCGTTCCTCTTCCCCGCGCATTAA
- a CDS encoding response regulator transcription factor — translation MKIALSGPRNEDGTGEEHGIRVILADSQAIYRVGMRKIFALEDDIRVVAQAETLENLYAAMHRFPSDVVLLEGQLIAGTIDAIPQLVKRAPDAKLIVQVTDNDEGNTVELYRRGVRGVVPRSISPDLLIKCVRKIAAGETWIDNQSISWVIDAYRAQAQALTNPKTQPKLSEKELAIIACITRGMRNKEIAYQIGTTEQVIKNYLRKVYDKLGVSDRLELALYCLHHQILRNETQAAELAYVDPGMPLRAKL, via the coding sequence ATGAAGATCGCGTTGTCGGGCCCGCGCAATGAGGACGGGACAGGCGAGGAGCATGGGATCCGCGTGATCCTAGCGGACTCGCAGGCTATTTACCGCGTAGGTATGCGCAAGATTTTTGCGCTTGAAGACGACATCCGCGTGGTGGCCCAGGCTGAAACGCTGGAGAACCTTTACGCCGCGATGCACCGGTTCCCGTCGGATGTGGTGCTGCTCGAAGGGCAGTTGATTGCGGGCACGATTGATGCGATTCCTCAGCTGGTGAAGCGTGCCCCCGATGCCAAGCTTATTGTGCAGGTGACGGACAACGACGAAGGCAACACGGTGGAGCTTTATCGCCGGGGTGTGCGCGGCGTGGTGCCGCGGTCGATTTCGCCGGACCTGCTGATCAAGTGCGTGCGCAAGATTGCGGCGGGCGAGACGTGGATCGACAACCAGTCGATCTCCTGGGTGATTGATGCGTACCGCGCACAGGCGCAGGCGTTGACGAACCCGAAGACGCAGCCGAAGCTGAGCGAGAAGGAGCTTGCGATCATTGCGTGCATTACGCGCGGGATGAGGAACAAGGAGATTGCTTACCAGATCGGTACAACGGAGCAGGTGATCAAAAACTACCTGCGGAAGGTGTACGACAAGCTGGGTGTGAGCGATCGTCTGGAACTAGCGCTGTACTGCCTGCATCATCAGATTCTGCGCAATGAGACGCAGGCTGCGGAGCTGGCGTATGTGGATCCGGGAATGCCTCTGCGGGCAAAGCTTTAG
- a CDS encoding PilZ domain-containing protein, whose protein sequence is MIATDKTSNEPVRASVRFPLHLAVTLHTEERDYEATTVDVSANGVLFAGMDLPPVDTRVTFRMTMPAAVMGGREDVVVHCVGRIVRHSKDDGNETAAAVIDEYSLKAEHV, encoded by the coding sequence GTGATCGCCACAGATAAGACGAGCAATGAACCGGTTCGCGCTTCCGTACGCTTTCCCCTGCATCTTGCAGTCACGCTGCATACCGAGGAAAGAGATTACGAAGCAACAACGGTAGATGTGTCGGCGAACGGCGTGCTGTTTGCAGGAATGGATCTTCCGCCGGTAGATACGCGTGTGACGTTTCGCATGACAATGCCGGCAGCAGTGATGGGCGGTCGTGAAGACGTCGTTGTGCATTGCGTTGGGCGCATCGTACGTCATAGCAAGGACGATGGAAACGAGACTGCCGCTGCAGTGATCGACGAATACTCTCTGAAGGCTGAGCATGTATGA
- a CDS encoding KH domain-containing protein yields the protein MKALMTEVARALVDDSDAVRIEVLEENDATVLRLFVSPNDVGKVIGKQGRTARSLRTILSAASMKLQHRYALDIVEADDMAAAAE from the coding sequence ATGAAAGCATTGATGACGGAAGTTGCTCGTGCTCTTGTCGATGACTCCGACGCGGTTCGGATTGAAGTGCTCGAAGAAAACGATGCCACGGTTCTGCGCTTGTTCGTTTCACCGAATGACGTAGGCAAAGTCATTGGAAAACAGGGTCGTACGGCCCGTTCACTGCGAACCATCCTTTCCGCAGCCAGCATGAAGCTTCAGCACCGTTATGCGCTGGATATTGTTGAAGCTGATGACATGGCGGCAGCAGCCGAATAA
- the rimM gene encoding ribosome maturation factor RimM (Essential for efficient processing of 16S rRNA), giving the protein MTDTAETKWIAIAELLRPQGRRGEVLAEPLTDLDEMFAEGREIWLAKEESAIVFASPRKLESHFFPTGRNAGRIVMKLSGSESINDAETLSGLQVFIPAEEMPELEPDTWYVRDLVGSTLFDAGKLVGEIVDVQFAVAADGRTRLGDAAPLLEVQPLHDGEEEHDTLLIPLVAAWIDSVDVEEKTIRMNLPPGLTEA; this is encoded by the coding sequence GTGACCGACACCGCTGAAACAAAATGGATTGCGATTGCCGAGCTTCTACGCCCCCAGGGACGTCGCGGTGAAGTACTTGCCGAACCACTGACGGACCTCGACGAGATGTTTGCCGAGGGCCGCGAAATCTGGCTGGCCAAGGAAGAATCTGCCATCGTATTCGCGAGCCCGCGCAAGCTGGAGTCGCACTTCTTCCCCACCGGACGCAACGCCGGACGCATCGTGATGAAGCTCTCCGGCTCCGAGTCCATCAACGACGCCGAGACGCTATCCGGCCTGCAGGTTTTCATCCCTGCCGAAGAGATGCCAGAGCTCGAGCCCGACACCTGGTACGTGCGCGATCTCGTGGGATCGACGCTCTTCGACGCAGGCAAACTCGTGGGCGAGATCGTTGATGTGCAGTTTGCCGTCGCCGCCGATGGGCGTACACGGCTCGGTGATGCTGCGCCGCTGCTGGAAGTGCAACCCCTCCATGATGGCGAAGAAGAGCACGATACGCTGCTGATACCGCTGGTCGCTGCCTGGATCGACAGCGTCGACGTGGAGGAGAAGACCATCCGCATGAACCTGCCTCCGGGCCTTACGGAGGCCTAG
- the rpsP gene encoding 30S ribosomal protein S16 has protein sequence MIRLARVGARKQPHYRVVVIEKDRARNGRSIEVVGTYNPRTEPASVLLKTDRLAYWTEKGAQMSEIVAKLAKNYQPAAPATETAVA, from the coding sequence ATGATCCGCCTGGCGCGCGTTGGCGCCCGTAAGCAGCCGCACTATCGCGTCGTCGTAATCGAGAAGGATCGTGCCCGCAATGGCCGTTCGATCGAAGTGGTCGGCACCTACAACCCCCGCACCGAACCCGCGTCAGTACTGCTCAAGACCGACCGTCTCGCCTACTGGACCGAGAAGGGCGCACAGATGTCGGAGATCGTTGCCAAGCTGGCGAAGAACTACCAGCCTGCAGCTCCGGCAACTGAAACCGCTGTAGCCTAA
- the trmD gene encoding tRNA (guanosine(37)-N1)-methyltransferase TrmD, whose protein sequence is MRFDVLTIFPNFFRDIFSHGVLQRALRNGLAEAHTHDLRYFTHDRHRTVDDRPFGGGEGMVLKAQPILEAAAALGITPKSERDLSRESVILLSASGKKFTQGIARELSKLERITLICGRYEGVDERITDLLCDRELSIGDYVLTGGELPAAILIDSTVRLIPGVLGHEDSNRYESFGEGDTGDTRNDVDGVPRSTHGAGGLLDYPHYTRPANLAGASIPEALSGGDHVVIRRWRREAALEKTARNRPDLLEKAELADTDRKFLSRLPLEGHKE, encoded by the coding sequence ATGCGTTTCGACGTTCTCACGATCTTCCCCAACTTCTTTCGCGACATCTTCTCGCACGGCGTGCTGCAACGCGCGCTGCGCAACGGCCTGGCCGAGGCGCACACCCACGACCTTCGCTACTTTACGCATGACCGCCATCGCACGGTGGACGACCGTCCGTTCGGTGGCGGCGAAGGCATGGTGCTGAAGGCGCAGCCGATCCTGGAAGCCGCAGCCGCGCTTGGCATCACGCCCAAGTCAGAGCGTGACCTCAGTCGCGAGTCGGTGATTCTGCTGTCGGCGTCGGGCAAAAAGTTCACGCAGGGCATCGCGCGTGAGCTTTCGAAGCTGGAACGCATCACGCTGATCTGCGGACGCTACGAAGGCGTGGACGAACGCATCACCGATCTGCTCTGCGACCGCGAGCTTTCGATCGGCGACTACGTGCTGACCGGCGGCGAGTTGCCAGCAGCCATCCTAATCGATTCGACGGTCCGGCTGATTCCGGGCGTGCTGGGCCACGAGGACTCAAACCGCTACGAGAGCTTTGGCGAAGGCGATACCGGAGACACGCGCAACGACGTCGACGGCGTGCCCCGCTCTACCCACGGTGCAGGTGGGCTTCTGGATTATCCGCACTATACGCGGCCTGCGAACCTCGCCGGAGCCAGCATCCCCGAAGCTCTCTCCGGAGGCGATCACGTCGTGATTCGCCGCTGGCGGCGTGAGGCGGCTCTCGAAAAGACAGCCCGCAACCGCCCGGACCTGCTGGAAAAGGCTGAACTGGCCGATACCGACCGAAAATTTCTCTCTCGCCTGCCGCTTGAGGGACACAAAGAGTAA